From Nerophis lumbriciformis linkage group LG09, RoL_Nlum_v2.1, whole genome shotgun sequence, one genomic window encodes:
- the LOC133607512 gene encoding uncharacterized protein isoform X2, translated as MPSRNHLEKVGRKKKKKWTEEAMERALIEVKSHRCTVRQAAKQFGVPKSSLGDRVSGRVTPGSRSGPAQLITSSDEELLVEFSLYMSKHGFPLTKQQLVSFASSIYKRQHRRVAFSNLGQTWWLNFRKRQEKNISIQLADGIIRGRTVHVRKETVDHFFHLLETVVEAHALGDKPRQMWTCSEMDFHLARKRVLLHKSTPTSRDYISVLACFNAAGKDIPPFIVFSKAYPGGVCYKTQGPPHALYGWSDSGCVTSDLFKKWFLRHFLAYAPKERPLLLIFDGHKSPVNLEVVEAARKEDVLLLCLPPHCSHNLQPLDAGLCSLVKQRFSALLGDSNAANATLFAVTKKDFSGVFKEAYRVAEEDEGVKIVKESFKKCGIYPVSHFAANEACLLSPHSVDPTEGAESGQHVVRGLNAPGPSP; from the coding sequence ATGCCATCAAGAAACCATCTTGAGAAAGTtggaagaaagaagaagaagaaatggaCAGAGGAGGCTATGGAACGTGCATTGATTGAGGTGAAGTCTCATAGATGCACTGTAAGACAGGCTGCAAAGCAGTTTGGCGTCCCAAAGTCATCCCTGGGTGACCGGGTCAGTGGACGAGTGACACCGGGTAGCCGCAGCGGGCCTGCTCAGCTTATAACATCCTCTGATGAGGAACTGTTGGTGGAGTTCTCTTTATATATGTCCAAGCATGGGTTCCCACTTACTAAGCAGCAGCTGGTGTCTTTTGCATCTTCCATTTACAAGCGTCAACACAGGAGGGTCGCCTTTTCTAATCTGGGCCAAACCTGGTGGCTCAATTTTAGAAAACGACAAGAAAAGAATATTAGCATTCAACTCGCTGATGGTATCATCCGTGGGCGAACAGTTCATGTCAGGAAAGAAACAGTGGATCATTTTTTCCACTTGTTGGAAACTGTGGTGGAAGCTCATGCATTGGGAGACAAGCCTCGCCAGATGTGGACCTGCAGCGAGATGGATTTTCATCTGGCTCGTAAAAGGGTGCTTCTTCACAAATCAACACCAACGTCCAGGGACTACATCTCTGTCCTGGCTTGCTTTAATGCCGCCGGGAAGGACATTCCCCCGTTTATTGTCTTTTCCAAAGCATACCCGGGAGGGGTTTGTTACAAGACACAAGGACCACCACACGCCCTCTATGGATGGTCAGACTCGGGATGCGTCACCTCCGACCTTTTCAAGAAGTGGTTCCTCCGACACTTCCTTGCGTACGCGCCCAAGGAGCGTCCACTGCTGCTCATTTTTGACGGACACAAGTCGCCCGTGAACCTGGAGGTGGTGGAGGCAGCTCGTAAGGAAGACGTCCTCCTTCTGTGCCTGCCGCCTCATTGCTCGCACAACCTGCAGCCCCTCGATGCCGGCCTGTGTTCACTCGTCAAGCAGCGTTTTTCAGCGCTCTTAGGTGACTCGAATGCCGCCAACGCTACTCTCTTTGCAGTCACCAAGAAGGACTTTTCGGGTGTGTTCAAGGAGGCGTATCGGGTGGCTGAAGAGGATGAGGGGGTCAAGATAGTGAAGGAAAGTTTTAAGAAATGTGGCATTTACCCTGTGAGCCACTTTGCGGCGAATGAGGCCTGTTTATTGTCACCACACAGCGTGGACCCTACAGAGGGAGCAGAATCAGGGCAGCATGTTGTCCGAGGTCTCAATGCTCCTGGACCCTCTCCCTAA
- the cwc15 gene encoding protein CWC15 homolog, which translates to MTTAARPTFEPARGGRGKGEGDLSALSKQYSSRDLPGHTKIKYRQPTQDAPEEVRARDFRRELEERERVAVREKTRERGPREHTTSSSSSSSSSSKRPRLDQIPAANLDADDPLTEDDEDDNSDEDSDDDDTAALLAELEKIKKERAEEQERREREQKAEEERIRMENILSGNPLINLAGQQQQQQQQQQQQLAQTPTPFKVKRRWDDDVVFKNCAKGMDKARKEKRFINDTLRSEFHKKFMEKYVK; encoded by the exons ATGACTACAGCTGCAAGGCCGACGTTTGAACCGGCCAGAGGAGGAAGGGGAAAGGGGGAAGGCGATTTGAGTGCACTGTCCAAACAGTATTCAAGTCGAGATCTTCCAGGTCATACAAAGATCAAGTACAG GCAGCCTACCCAGGATGCTCCTGAGGAGGTGCGTGCCCGTGACTTCCGCAGGGAGCTGGAAGAGAGGGAGCGTGTAGCTGTACGAGAGAAGACCAGAGAGAGGGGACCTAGAG AGCACACCACATCATCTTCATCCTCCTCGTCGTCCTCCTCTAAGAGACCTCGACTGGATCAGATCCCAGCAGCCAATCTTGATGCAGATGATCCTCTTACCGAA GATGACGAGGACGACAACTCTGATGAAGATAGCGATGATGATGACACTGCAGCTCTTCTGGCAGAGCTGGAGAAGATTAAAAAGGAGCGGGCTGAAGAGCAAGAACGCCGC GAGCGGGAGCAAAAGGCTGAGGAGGAGAGGATCCGCATGGAGAATATATTGAGTGGTAACCCATTGATTAATTTAGCAGGGCAgcagcaacagcagcagcagcagcagcaacaacaattgGCTCAGACTCCAACTCCATTCAAAGTCAAAAGGAG GTGGGATGATGACGTTGTGTTCAAGAACTGCGCTAAAGGCATGGACAAAGCAAGGAAGGAGAAACGCTTCATCAATGACACCCTTCGCTCAGAGTTCCACAAGAAGTTTATGGAAAAGTATGTTAAATGA
- the LOC133607512 gene encoding uncharacterized protein isoform X1 — MKQQEQMPSRNHLEKVGRKKKKKWTEEAMERALIEVKSHRCTVRQAAKQFGVPKSSLGDRVSGRVTPGSRSGPAQLITSSDEELLVEFSLYMSKHGFPLTKQQLVSFASSIYKRQHRRVAFSNLGQTWWLNFRKRQEKNISIQLADGIIRGRTVHVRKETVDHFFHLLETVVEAHALGDKPRQMWTCSEMDFHLARKRVLLHKSTPTSRDYISVLACFNAAGKDIPPFIVFSKAYPGGVCYKTQGPPHALYGWSDSGCVTSDLFKKWFLRHFLAYAPKERPLLLIFDGHKSPVNLEVVEAARKEDVLLLCLPPHCSHNLQPLDAGLCSLVKQRFSALLGDSNAANATLFAVTKKDFSGVFKEAYRVAEEDEGVKIVKESFKKCGIYPVSHFAANEACLLSPHSVDPTEGAESGQHVVRGLNAPGPSP, encoded by the exons ATGAAGCAACAGGA ACAGATGCCATCAAGAAACCATCTTGAGAAAGTtggaagaaagaagaagaagaaatggaCAGAGGAGGCTATGGAACGTGCATTGATTGAGGTGAAGTCTCATAGATGCACTGTAAGACAGGCTGCAAAGCAGTTTGGCGTCCCAAAGTCATCCCTGGGTGACCGGGTCAGTGGACGAGTGACACCGGGTAGCCGCAGCGGGCCTGCTCAGCTTATAACATCCTCTGATGAGGAACTGTTGGTGGAGTTCTCTTTATATATGTCCAAGCATGGGTTCCCACTTACTAAGCAGCAGCTGGTGTCTTTTGCATCTTCCATTTACAAGCGTCAACACAGGAGGGTCGCCTTTTCTAATCTGGGCCAAACCTGGTGGCTCAATTTTAGAAAACGACAAGAAAAGAATATTAGCATTCAACTCGCTGATGGTATCATCCGTGGGCGAACAGTTCATGTCAGGAAAGAAACAGTGGATCATTTTTTCCACTTGTTGGAAACTGTGGTGGAAGCTCATGCATTGGGAGACAAGCCTCGCCAGATGTGGACCTGCAGCGAGATGGATTTTCATCTGGCTCGTAAAAGGGTGCTTCTTCACAAATCAACACCAACGTCCAGGGACTACATCTCTGTCCTGGCTTGCTTTAATGCCGCCGGGAAGGACATTCCCCCGTTTATTGTCTTTTCCAAAGCATACCCGGGAGGGGTTTGTTACAAGACACAAGGACCACCACACGCCCTCTATGGATGGTCAGACTCGGGATGCGTCACCTCCGACCTTTTCAAGAAGTGGTTCCTCCGACACTTCCTTGCGTACGCGCCCAAGGAGCGTCCACTGCTGCTCATTTTTGACGGACACAAGTCGCCCGTGAACCTGGAGGTGGTGGAGGCAGCTCGTAAGGAAGACGTCCTCCTTCTGTGCCTGCCGCCTCATTGCTCGCACAACCTGCAGCCCCTCGATGCCGGCCTGTGTTCACTCGTCAAGCAGCGTTTTTCAGCGCTCTTAGGTGACTCGAATGCCGCCAACGCTACTCTCTTTGCAGTCACCAAGAAGGACTTTTCGGGTGTGTTCAAGGAGGCGTATCGGGTGGCTGAAGAGGATGAGGGGGTCAAGATAGTGAAGGAAAGTTTTAAGAAATGTGGCATTTACCCTGTGAGCCACTTTGCGGCGAATGAGGCCTGTTTATTGTCACCACACAGCGTGGACCCTACAGAGGGAGCAGAATCAGGGCAGCATGTTGTCCGAGGTCTCAATGCTCCTGGACCCTCTCCCTAA